A region from the Poecilia reticulata strain Guanapo linkage group LG12, Guppy_female_1.0+MT, whole genome shotgun sequence genome encodes:
- the LOC103473908 gene encoding sphingosine 1-phosphate receptor 3-like: MTFGDSNLGDLKMNVILRHYNHTGKLNHRLLSSDTNSGTLDIKIIVFLIICSFIVLENLTVLVAIWRNHRFHNRMYFFIGNLALCDLLAGVSYMVNLLLSGDKTFDLSPTLWFIREGSTFVALSASIFSLLAIAIERHLTMIKMRPYDANKNYRVFLLIGTCWLIAVILGALPILGWNCIDNLPDCSTVLPLYSKKYVAFX; this comes from the coding sequence ATGACCTTCGGTGACAGCAACCTTGGTGATTTGAAGATGAATGTCATACTCCGTCACTACAACCACACTGGAAAGCTGAACCACCGGCTGCTGAGCTCTGACACAAACTCTGGAACTTTGGATATCAAAATCATCGTCTTCCTCATCATTTGCAGCTTCATCGTTCTGGAGAACCTCACCGTCCTGGTGGCCATATGGAGGAACCACAGGTTCCACAACCGGATGTACTTCTTCATTGGGAACCTGGCACTGTGTGACCTGCTGGCTGGAGTCTCCTACATGGTCAACTTGCTCCTCTCTGGGGATAAGACGTTTGATCTCTCACCGACTCTGTGGTTTATTAGAGAGGGCAGCACATTTGTAGCACTCAGTGCCTCCATCTTCAGTCTCTTGGCCATCGCCATAGAGAGACACCTGACTATGATCAAAATGAGACCTTATGATGCCAACAAGAACTACAGAGTGTTTCTGCTTATAGGGACCTGCTGGCTGATTGCTGTGATCTTGGGAGCTTTACCCATCTTAGGTTGGAACTGCATTGACAACCTCCCAGACTGTTCCACTGTCCTGCCTCTGTACAGCAAGAAATACGTAGCTTTCNGCTGA